One region of Parabacteroides sp. FAFU027 genomic DNA includes:
- a CDS encoding TIGR01212 family radical SAM protein (This family includes YhcC from E. coli K-12, an uncharacterized radical SAM protein.), giving the protein MLKQKRYKEFTDFLQLYFPYKVQKISVNAGFTCPNRDGVKGRGGCTYCNNHTFSPEYTHKPESVTQQLEGGVEFFSKKYPEMHYLAYFQSYTNTYSDVDNLRALYEEALSVNKVVGLVISTRPDCVSDAILDLLEELSKKTFILLEFGLESTKDETLEYINRCHTYAESVDAIKRAAARGLNVGAHLILGLPGESREDILNHATEISKLPLRTVKMHQLQLNRHTKMVKQYEEQPEQFHFFTIDEYIDLCIDFTERINPEFFMERFVSQSPKELLIKPDWGTKNAVFIHKLNKRMEEREAWQGRLY; this is encoded by the coding sequence ATGCTTAAACAGAAACGTTATAAAGAATTCACCGACTTCCTCCAACTCTATTTTCCTTACAAAGTACAAAAGATTTCCGTGAATGCAGGCTTCACCTGCCCCAACCGTGACGGGGTAAAAGGCCGTGGAGGATGCACCTATTGCAACAATCATACCTTCAGCCCCGAATACACTCACAAACCGGAAAGTGTCACCCAACAGCTGGAAGGTGGTGTGGAGTTTTTCTCAAAGAAATATCCGGAGATGCACTATCTCGCCTATTTCCAGTCTTATACCAATACATATAGCGACGTGGACAACTTGCGTGCGTTGTATGAAGAGGCTTTGAGTGTAAATAAGGTGGTAGGTTTGGTGATTAGCACCCGTCCCGACTGCGTGAGCGATGCCATCCTGGACTTGTTGGAAGAGTTGTCGAAGAAGACATTCATCCTGCTTGAATTTGGCCTCGAAAGTACAAAAGACGAGACTTTGGAATACATCAACCGTTGCCATACTTATGCTGAGTCGGTTGATGCGATTAAACGGGCTGCTGCACGCGGCCTAAATGTCGGTGCGCATCTTATTCTGGGACTTCCTGGCGAAAGCCGTGAAGATATACTGAACCACGCGACCGAAATATCCAAACTCCCGCTTCGCACGGTCAAGATGCACCAACTGCAACTGAACCGCCATACCAAAATGGTGAAGCAATACGAGGAACAACCGGAGCAGTTTCATTTCTTTACCATCGACGAGTACATCGACCTCTGCATCGACTTCACCGAACGGATTAATCCCGAGTTCTTCATGGAGCGTTTCGTATCGCAATCCCCGAAGGAACTATTGATAAAACCGGATTGGGGAACCAAAAATGCGGTATTCATCCATAAACTGAATAAACGGATGGAAGAGCGGGAGGCCTGGCAAGGAAGACTGTATTAA